A single genomic interval of Acidovorax sp. 1608163 harbors:
- a CDS encoding LysR family transcriptional regulator, with product MDRLTAMRVFAEVATSGSFSATADKLDMSRAMVTRYVSEMEQWLQARLLQRTTRSVTLTDAGELALRRCQQMLALSEDLEEETATTAEGELRGQLRLTCSVSFAFAQMGAAIADFLAQHPQLKIDLDASEGSLNLVERRIDLAIRISAEPDPLLIGRPLAPCTSVLVASPAYLAAHGTPQQPAELAQHRCLSYANFGKSVWQLSRGEVVERVGVSGHFSANEATTLMRAALAGGGIALQPTYLVNPHLHSGELQAVLPGWDLPMMTIYALYPSRRHLSPAVRALLDFLVQRFAQVPW from the coding sequence ATGGACCGCCTGACCGCCATGCGCGTATTTGCTGAAGTGGCCACCAGTGGCAGCTTCAGCGCCACGGCCGACAAGCTCGATATGTCGCGCGCCATGGTCACGCGCTATGTGAGCGAGATGGAGCAGTGGCTGCAGGCCCGCCTGCTGCAGCGCACCACCCGCAGCGTGACGCTGACCGATGCGGGCGAGCTGGCCCTGCGCCGCTGCCAGCAGATGCTGGCGCTGAGCGAAGACCTGGAAGAAGAAACCGCCACCACCGCCGAGGGCGAGCTGCGCGGCCAGCTGCGGCTGACCTGCAGCGTGTCGTTTGCGTTTGCGCAGATGGGTGCGGCGATTGCCGATTTTTTGGCCCAGCACCCGCAGCTCAAGATTGATCTGGATGCCAGCGAAGGCTCGCTGAACCTGGTGGAGCGGCGCATCGACCTGGCCATCCGCATCAGCGCCGAGCCCGATCCATTGCTCATTGGCCGCCCGCTGGCGCCGTGCACATCGGTGCTGGTTGCATCGCCCGCCTACCTGGCCGCGCACGGCACCCCGCAGCAGCCCGCCGAGCTGGCCCAGCACCGCTGCCTGAGCTATGCCAACTTTGGCAAAAGCGTGTGGCAGCTTTCGCGGGGCGAGGTGGTGGAGCGTGTGGGCGTGTCAGGCCACTTCAGCGCCAACGAGGCCACCACGCTGATGCGTGCAGCGCTGGCGGGCGGTGGCATTGCGCTGCAGCCCACCTACCTCGTCAACCCGCACCTGCACAGCGGTGAGCTGCAGGCCGTGTTGCCGGGCTGGGATTTGCCGATGATGACGATTTATGCGCTGTACCCCTCGCGCAGGCACTTGTCACCCGCCGTGCGTGCGCTGCTGGACTTTTTGGTGCAGCGGTTTGCCCAGGTGCCGTGGTAG
- a CDS encoding MBL fold metallo-hydrolase — MFRTTLIAATLSLAFAGAQAAQPLQVKVYNADGNSFNVNSTLVYGEKEAMVIDAGFTRADALRIAANVLDSGKELKTIYVSQADPDYYFGVETIKEIFPKAEVVTTPAVLEKINAKLAGKLGFWGPKMGANAPRTPVLPKALSGNTLTVDGQTVEIRGTTGALAHRPYAWIPSIKAVVGNIGVFGTNMHVWTADTQTVAERSAWVAQLDEMAALQPTVVVPGHMPAGTALDVSNVTYTKGYLQAFEKNAAATKTSAELIDAMKKAYPAAPMGLSLDIGAKVNKGEMKW; from the coding sequence ATGTTCCGCACCACCCTCATCGCCGCCACCCTGTCCCTGGCTTTTGCTGGCGCTCAGGCCGCCCAGCCCCTGCAAGTCAAGGTCTACAACGCCGACGGCAACAGCTTCAACGTGAACTCGACCCTGGTCTACGGCGAGAAGGAAGCCATGGTCATTGACGCAGGCTTTACCCGTGCTGACGCGCTGCGCATCGCTGCCAACGTGCTCGACAGCGGCAAGGAACTCAAGACCATCTACGTGAGCCAGGCCGACCCTGACTACTACTTTGGCGTGGAGACCATCAAGGAAATCTTCCCCAAAGCCGAGGTGGTGACCACCCCCGCCGTGCTGGAGAAGATCAACGCCAAGCTCGCAGGCAAGCTCGGCTTCTGGGGCCCCAAGATGGGCGCCAATGCACCACGCACGCCCGTGCTGCCCAAGGCCCTGAGCGGCAACACCCTCACGGTGGACGGCCAGACGGTGGAGATCCGTGGCACCACAGGCGCACTGGCGCACCGCCCCTACGCCTGGATTCCATCGATCAAGGCCGTGGTGGGCAACATCGGCGTGTTCGGCACCAACATGCATGTGTGGACAGCCGACACCCAGACCGTGGCCGAACGCAGCGCCTGGGTGGCACAGCTGGACGAAATGGCTGCCCTGCAGCCCACCGTGGTGGTGCCAGGCCACATGCCCGCAGGCACTGCGCTGGACGTGAGCAACGTGACCTACACCAAGGGCTACCTGCAAGCGTTTGAGAAGAATGCTGCGGCCACCAAGACCAGCGCCGAACTCATCGACGCGATGAAAAAGGCCTACCCCGCAGCCCCCATGGGCCTGTCGCTGGACATTGGCGCCAAGGTGAACAAGGGCGAAATGAAGTGGTAA
- a CDS encoding DsbA family protein, with protein sequence MTSMPTVTVTYLFDPLCGWCYAAAPALQYLQGVEGIDVALAPTGLFAGAGARPMDAQFAAYAWANDQRIQQLTGQPFTQAYRDRILGAANGRFDSGPATLALTAVAQTAPTRELDALHALQHARYVDGRDNTDPAVIADVLRAIGLQEAADLALAPDTALQRAAAERTATAQAMLRAVGARGVPQLVVAGKGGALQLLGGDALLGAREQLVALVRAAAA encoded by the coding sequence ATGACTTCCATGCCCACCGTCACGGTGACCTACCTGTTCGACCCCCTGTGCGGCTGGTGCTATGCCGCTGCACCTGCGCTCCAGTACCTGCAGGGCGTGGAGGGTATCGATGTGGCACTCGCACCCACCGGCCTGTTTGCAGGCGCGGGCGCCCGGCCCATGGACGCGCAATTTGCCGCCTACGCCTGGGCCAACGACCAACGCATCCAGCAGCTCACGGGCCAGCCCTTCACGCAGGCCTACCGTGATCGCATCCTGGGTGCGGCGAATGGCCGTTTTGACTCCGGCCCCGCCACGCTGGCCCTGACCGCTGTGGCCCAGACTGCGCCCACGCGCGAGCTGGATGCGCTGCACGCCCTGCAGCACGCCCGCTATGTGGATGGCCGCGACAACACCGACCCCGCTGTGATCGCTGACGTGTTGCGAGCCATAGGACTGCAAGAAGCGGCTGATTTGGCCCTTGCCCCAGACACCGCATTGCAGCGCGCCGCCGCCGAACGCACGGCCACCGCCCAGGCCATGCTGCGCGCCGTGGGTGCGCGCGGCGTGCCGCAGTTGGTGGTTGCAGGGAAGGGCGGGGCGCTGCAGCTGCTGGGCGGCGATGCGCTGCTAGGGGCGCGCGAGCAGTTGGTGGCGCTGGTGCGTGCGGCGGCGGCTTGA
- a CDS encoding zinc-binding dehydrogenase: MTTTTAVPTTALQLRSLVQPDGTLQISLEPTPVPTPGPDEVLIQVQATPINPSDIGLLLGPADLSTVQVTGTAERPVATARIPERAMSNMAARLGQSMPVGNEGAGLVVAAGSSPAAQALLGRTVAVIGGAMYSQYRAMPASQCLPLPPGTTAAEGASCFVNPLTALSMVETMKREGHTALVHTAAASNLGQMLLKICQKDGVGLVNIVRKPEQAALLRGMGAQHVCDSSAPTFMAELTDALAATGATIAFDATGGGTLAGQILQCMEAAINRKAQEYSRYGSAVHKQVYLYGHLDTRPTEVHRTFGMAWGMGGWLLFPFLQKIGEEAAQALRARVAAELKTTFASHYARTVSLAGALSAEAIAFYGPRNTGAKVLIDPSME; encoded by the coding sequence ATGACCACCACCACTGCCGTTCCCACCACCGCCCTGCAACTGCGCTCCCTCGTCCAGCCCGATGGCACGCTGCAGATCAGCCTGGAGCCGACACCCGTGCCCACACCAGGGCCCGACGAAGTGCTAATCCAGGTGCAGGCCACGCCCATCAACCCGTCGGACATCGGCCTGCTGCTGGGCCCGGCCGATTTGTCTACCGTGCAGGTCACCGGCACGGCAGAGCGGCCGGTGGCCACGGCCCGCATCCCTGAGCGCGCAATGTCCAACATGGCGGCGCGCCTGGGCCAGAGCATGCCGGTGGGCAACGAGGGGGCGGGCCTGGTGGTGGCCGCAGGCAGCTCGCCTGCCGCGCAGGCGCTGCTGGGCCGCACGGTGGCGGTGATTGGCGGCGCCATGTATTCGCAATACCGCGCCATGCCTGCGTCGCAGTGCCTGCCGCTGCCGCCCGGGACCACGGCGGCTGAAGGCGCATCGTGCTTCGTCAACCCGCTGACGGCGCTGAGCATGGTGGAGACCATGAAGCGCGAGGGCCACACTGCGCTGGTGCACACCGCGGCAGCCAGCAACCTGGGCCAGATGCTGCTCAAGATTTGCCAGAAAGACGGTGTCGGCCTGGTCAACATCGTGCGCAAGCCCGAGCAGGCGGCGCTGCTGCGCGGCATGGGCGCCCAGCATGTGTGCGACAGCAGTGCGCCCACCTTCATGGCCGAGCTGACCGACGCGCTGGCTGCCACGGGCGCCACCATTGCGTTTGATGCCACGGGCGGCGGCACGCTGGCCGGGCAGATCCTGCAGTGCATGGAAGCCGCCATCAACCGCAAGGCCCAGGAATACAGCCGCTACGGATCGGCCGTGCACAAGCAGGTGTATCTGTATGGCCACCTGGACACGCGGCCCACCGAAGTGCATCGCACCTTTGGCATGGCCTGGGGCATGGGCGGGTGGCTGCTGTTTCCGTTTTTGCAGAAGATTGGCGAAGAGGCGGCCCAGGCGCTGCGTGCGCGTGTGGCCGCTGAACTCAAGACAACGTTTGCCAGCCACTACGCACGCACGGTGTCGCTGGCGGGGGCACTGAGCGCCGAGGCGATTGCCTTCTATGGCCCGCGCAACACGGGGGCCAAGGTGTTGATCGACCCATCGATGGAGTAA
- a CDS encoding NAD(P)/FAD-dependent oxidoreductase: MATTTTTPTYDVIVVGGSFAGLSAAMQLARARRRVCVVDAGQPRNRFAAASHGFFGQDGEPPLAMIAQARRKLAAYSTVTFVQGTVVSATAAVHSGQDFAVALQGGEQLAARKLVLAFGVQDGLPEIAGLRERWGATVLHCPYCHGYEFAGQRLGVLYHSPQSGMHAQLIADWGPTTLFLNGETTLDRAEHERLLALGIAVETARIAALEGPGQALTGVRLQAAEGGDARVVPLAALYVASATRPASPLAEQLGCAFDEGPMGPYVRTDANKMTTVPGVYAAGDLTLMRHNATLASAEGVLAGTGAHQALVFGV; this comes from the coding sequence ATGGCAACGACAACAACGACCCCAACGTATGACGTGATCGTGGTGGGCGGCAGCTTTGCGGGCCTGTCGGCCGCGATGCAGCTGGCGCGCGCCCGGCGGCGGGTGTGCGTGGTGGACGCAGGCCAGCCGCGCAACCGGTTTGCCGCAGCGTCGCATGGCTTTTTTGGGCAAGACGGTGAGCCGCCGCTGGCGATGATTGCGCAGGCGCGGCGCAAGCTGGCGGCCTACTCCACAGTGACTTTTGTGCAAGGCACGGTGGTGTCGGCCACCGCTGCAGTCCACAGCGGCCAGGACTTTGCCGTGGCGCTGCAAGGTGGCGAACAACTGGCCGCGCGCAAGCTGGTGCTGGCCTTTGGTGTGCAGGATGGTTTGCCCGAGATTGCGGGCCTGCGCGAGCGCTGGGGTGCCACGGTTTTGCACTGCCCCTATTGCCACGGCTATGAGTTTGCGGGCCAGCGGCTGGGCGTGCTGTACCACTCGCCGCAGTCGGGCATGCACGCGCAGCTGATTGCCGACTGGGGCCCGACCACCCTCTTCCTGAACGGCGAAACCACGCTGGACCGCGCCGAGCACGAGCGGCTGCTGGCGCTAGGAATTGCCGTAGAGACTGCGCGCATTGCGGCACTGGAGGGCCCAGGCCAAGCGCTGACGGGCGTGCGCCTGCAAGCGGCCGAGGGCGGCGATGCGCGTGTAGTGCCACTGGCTGCGCTGTACGTGGCCAGCGCCACCCGCCCCGCCAGCCCGCTGGCCGAGCAGCTGGGCTGCGCATTCGACGAAGGCCCCATGGGCCCGTATGTGCGCACCGATGCCAACAAGATGACCACCGTGCCCGGCGTGTACGCCGCAGGCGACCTGACGCTGATGCGCCACAACGCCACGCTGGCGTCGGCTGAGGGTGTGCTGGCAGGCACAGGGGCGCACCAGGCGCTGGTGTTTGGGGTGTGA
- a CDS encoding Rrf2 family transcriptional regulator, translated as MKRDSRLSNVLHALLHMAEMEGPATSEVMAQAMQTNPVVVRRLMAGLRYAGFVSSAKGHGGGWVLSCPLTDITLRDIYEALGAPTLLAVGNRVESPGCIVEQAVNRALTDAYQAAEEALLARLAAVTLAQLSAEFHERMVAGCHGHKEIAHGNDNNDPNV; from the coding sequence ATGAAACGAGATAGCCGACTTTCTAACGTTCTCCACGCGCTGCTGCACATGGCAGAGATGGAGGGGCCCGCCACTTCAGAGGTGATGGCGCAGGCCATGCAGACCAACCCGGTGGTGGTGCGCCGCCTGATGGCGGGGCTGCGGTATGCGGGTTTTGTGTCGTCGGCCAAGGGGCATGGCGGGGGGTGGGTGCTGTCGTGCCCGCTCACCGACATCACGCTGCGCGACATTTATGAGGCGCTGGGCGCGCCCACGCTGCTGGCGGTGGGCAACAGGGTCGAGAGCCCGGGCTGCATCGTCGAACAGGCGGTGAACCGCGCGCTGACCGATGCCTACCAAGCCGCAGAGGAAGCGCTGCTGGCGCGGCTGGCCGCGGTGACGCTGGCGCAACTGTCGGCCGAGTTTCATGAACGCATGGTGGCTGGGTGCCACGGCCACAAGGAGATTGCCCATGGCAACGACAACAACGACCCCAACGTATGA
- a CDS encoding class I SAM-dependent methyltransferase — MTQPTASPFTDPAAVARYAEGPRRNVPGYDSLLRMSRILLAECVPADGRVLVVGAGGGLELEDMALAHPGWRFDGVDPSQPMLDLAAQRLHSAGVGDDRVALHHGYVHSAPVGPFDGATCLLTFHFVPREERVLMAAEIRQRLKPGAPLVVAHLSAADGGGPSGEGGAGERDLWLSRYAAFQVASGVSPEHAARARDKVAAELAVLTPEEDEALLREAGFSDVRMFYMGFAFRGWVAGRHAGIHRLPPVKQQR; from the coding sequence ATGACCCAACCCACGGCATCCCCCTTCACCGACCCCGCAGCCGTCGCCCGCTACGCCGAAGGCCCCCGCCGCAACGTGCCCGGCTACGACAGCCTGCTGCGCATGTCGCGCATCCTGCTGGCCGAGTGCGTGCCGGCAGACGGCCGCGTGCTGGTGGTGGGCGCAGGCGGCGGGCTGGAGCTGGAAGACATGGCGCTGGCGCACCCTGGCTGGCGCTTTGACGGTGTGGACCCCAGCCAGCCCATGCTGGACCTGGCAGCGCAGCGGCTGCACAGCGCAGGCGTGGGAGACGACCGCGTTGCGTTGCACCACGGCTATGTGCACAGCGCACCCGTCGGGCCGTTTGACGGCGCAACCTGTCTGCTAACTTTTCACTTTGTGCCGCGCGAGGAGCGCGTGCTCATGGCGGCGGAGATCCGGCAGCGGCTCAAGCCCGGCGCGCCGCTGGTGGTGGCACATCTGAGCGCGGCGGATGGTGGAGGCCCTAGCGGCGAGGGCGGGGCAGGGGAGCGCGACCTTTGGCTGTCGCGCTATGCCGCGTTTCAGGTGGCGTCTGGCGTGTCGCCAGAGCATGCGGCCAGGGCGCGAGACAAGGTGGCTGCGGAGCTGGCGGTGCTGACGCCGGAGGAGGATGAGGCGCTTCTTCGCGAGGCTGGGTTTAGCGATGTGCGGATGTTTTATATGGGGTTTGCGTTTAGGGGATGGGTAGCGGGACGTCATGCCGGAATTCACCGACTGCCTCCCGTCAAACAACAACGCTAG